A genomic region of Phragmites australis chromosome 2, lpPhrAust1.1, whole genome shotgun sequence contains the following coding sequences:
- the LOC133902037 gene encoding uncharacterized protein LOC133902037, with protein sequence MPTYLIWSVHCLPHIDVTPLGLNKKNVDEDGNRVIMPQSALDRLGTHDIEYPMLFQIQNPSTERDLQCGMLEFIADEGFIHVQSWLMAYLGLMENDIVAVRSTSLPKATFVKLQPHTTDFLVRVSHPRDLLEHNFRKYPGVTAGETIIVTEAERRYYLDVVEARSANAVCAIDTDCEVDFAPPLDCKEQLPVPEHVSQGGDKPPRPVRFTGVAARMDGKLATAGAVSGGSGCRRFG encoded by the exons ATGCCGACATACCTAATTTGGTCAGTTCACTGTCTACCTCACATAGACGTGACACCACTAGGGTTGAACAAGAAGAATGTCGACGAGGACGGAAACAGAG TTATAATGCCACAGTCTGCCCTGGATAGGCTTGGCACCCATGACATCGAGTATCCGATGCTATTCCAGATCCAAAACCCCAGCACGGAGCGGGACTTGCAGTGCGGCATGCTCGAGTTCATCGCCGACGAAGGCTTCATCCACGTCCAGAGCTGG CTGATGGCGTACCTGGGCCTCATGGAGAACGACATCGTCGCAGTGAGGAGCACGTCGCTGCCCAAGGCCACCTTCGTCAAGCTGCAGCCGCACACGACGGACTTCCTCGTCAGAGTCTCCCACCCGAGGGACCT GTTGGAGCACAACTTCCGCAAGTACCCAGGCGTGACCGCCGGTGAGACGATCATAGTGACGGAGGCCGAGAGGAGGTACTACCTGGACGTGGTGGAGGCGCGGTCGGCCAACGCTGTCTGCGCCATCGACACGGACTGTGAGGTGGACTTCGCGCCGCCGCTCGACTGTAAGGAGCAGCTGCCCGTGCCGGAGCACGTCAGCCAAGGCGGTGACAAGCCACCGCGGCCGGTCCGGTTCACTGGTGTTGCGGCGCGGATGGACGGCAAGCTGGCGACAGCGGGTGCCGTCTCCGGTGGCAGCGGGTGCCGGCGCTTCGGTTAA